One genomic region from Rosa rugosa chromosome 1, drRosRugo1.1, whole genome shotgun sequence encodes:
- the LOC133726920 gene encoding uncharacterized protein LOC133726920 isoform X1 encodes MATQKLTDYERKRLENIRRNEELMASLKLQSMATQLSASTKRPRVETKSYKVNSEKQPKTQDPTVIRRSLRTRGLPPDAKGLGGDGDDDSVVKTLESVDPKASARKLGPLSMRDVYSGVSDRALIEAILGVEKKPQLGLEVNGEFGDCKEERSSGAFILVGGVSCDLSKKLEEGGVESDLKVESLTLNEENVARVVPGNVMNVRFFPSTSLRMVVVGNKAGNVGFWNVDSKEGEEGGICMYHPHSGPISGISVHQDCMSKIFTSCYDGFIRLMDAEKEVFDLVYSSGETIYSLAQQSNNAKCLYFAEGRGGISMWDERTGNISAQWSPHDDRINSIDFNSENSNIITTSSTDGTACIWDLRCIDADKFKSLKTIGHKRAVHSAYFSPSGRSLVTTSLDDTVGISSGVNFEDISRISHDNNTGRWIPKFKAIWGWDDAHVFIGNKNRGIDVISHLQRRAVFTLKSPYMSAIPCRLAAHPYNVGMLAGATGGGQVYVWTLG; translated from the exons ATGGCGACTCAGAAACTCACAGACTATGAGCGCAAGAGGCTCGAGAACATTCGCCGGAACGAGGAATTGATGGCTTCCCTGAAGCTCCAATCCATGGCCACCCAACTCTCTGCCTCAACCAAACGCCCCAG GGTTGAGACCAAATCGTACAAGGTCAATTCGGAGAAGCAGCCCAAGACCCAGGACCCAACTGTTATCAGGCGTTCTCTACGCACCAGAGGATTACCACCCGATGCGAAAGGACTaggtggtgatggtgatgatgactCTGTGGTGAAGACCCTAGAATCTGTAGACCCTAAGGCATCGGCTCGCAAATTGGGTCCTCTTAGTATGAGAGATGTGTATAGCGGAGTATCGGATAGAGCTCTGATTGAGGCCATTTTGGGTGTTGAGAAGAAACCCCAATTGGGTTTGGAAGTTAACGGTGAATTTGGGGATTGCAAAGAGGAGAGATCAAGTGGTGCATTTATCTTAGTTGGTGGGGTTAGTTGTGATTTGAGTAAGAAATTAGAAGAAGGAGGAGTTGAGAGTGATTTGAAGGTGGAGTCTTTGACTCTGAATGAGGAGAATGTAGCCCGAGTTGTGCCGGGGAATGTCATGAATGTGAGATTTTTTCCGAGTACTAGTTTGAGGATGGTTGTGGTTGGGAATAAGGCTGGGAATGTTGGATTTTGGAATGTTGATTCTAAGGAAGGGGAGGAAGGTGGGATATGTATGTATCACCCACATTCTGGTCCCATTTCGGGGATTTCTGTTCACCAAGATTGCATGTCAAAG ATCTTTACTAGTTGCTATGATGGATTTATCCGATTGATGGATGCTGAGAAAGAGGTGTTTGATCTAGTATATTCAAGTGGTGAGACTATATATTCTCTCGCTCAACAGTCAAACAATGCAAAGTGTTTATACTTTGCTGAGGGTCGTGGAGGTATAAGTATGTGGGACGAGAGAACAGGAAACATCTCAGCCCAATGGAGTCCGCATGATGATAGAATCAATTCCATAGACTTTAACTCAGAAAATTCAAACATCATCACCACTAGTTCAACAGATGGAACCGCCTGCATTTGGGATTTGAGATGTATTGATGCAGATAAATTCAAAAGTTTGAAGACAATTGGCCACAAAAGGGCTGTGCATTCTGCCTACTTCTCACCTTCTGGAAGGTCGCTAGTGACGACAAG TCTTGATGACACAGTTGGTATATCAAGTGGAGTTAATTTTGAGGACATATCAAGGATATCCCATGACAATAATACAGGCAGATGGATTCCTAAGTTCAA GGCAATATGGGGCTGGGATGATGCACATGTCTTCATCGGAAATAAGAATAGAGGAATCGATGTTATCTCCCACCTTCAAAGAAGAGCAGTTTTCACTTTAAAGAGCCCATATATGTCTGCAATTCCGTGTAGATTGGCTGCTCACCCTTATAATGTTGGGATGCTAGCAGGAGCTACAGGTGGAGGCCAAGTTTATGTATGGACATTGGGATAA
- the LOC133726920 gene encoding uncharacterized protein LOC133726920 isoform X2: protein MATQKLTDYERKRLENIRRNEELMASLKLQSMATQLSASTKRPRVETKSYKVNSEKQPKTQDPTVIRRSLRTRGLPPDAKGLGGDGDDDSVVKTLESVDPKASARKLGPLSMRDVYSGVSDRALIEAILGVEKKPQLGLEVNGEFGDCKEERSSGAFILVGGVSCDLSKKLEEGGVESDLKVESLTLNEENVARVVPGNVMNVRFFPSTSLRMVVVGNKAGNVGFWNVDSKEGEEGGICMYHPHSGPISGISVHQDCMSKIFTSCYDGFIRLMDAEKEVFDLVYSSGETIYSLAQQSNNAKCLYFAEGRGGISMWDERTGNISAQWSPHDDRINSIDFNSENSNIITTSSTDGTACIWDLRCIDADKFKSLKTIGHKRAVHSAYFSPSGRSLVTTSLDDTVGISSGVNFEDISRISHDNNTGRWIPKFKDCFLTLTLRQGNMGLG, encoded by the exons ATGGCGACTCAGAAACTCACAGACTATGAGCGCAAGAGGCTCGAGAACATTCGCCGGAACGAGGAATTGATGGCTTCCCTGAAGCTCCAATCCATGGCCACCCAACTCTCTGCCTCAACCAAACGCCCCAG GGTTGAGACCAAATCGTACAAGGTCAATTCGGAGAAGCAGCCCAAGACCCAGGACCCAACTGTTATCAGGCGTTCTCTACGCACCAGAGGATTACCACCCGATGCGAAAGGACTaggtggtgatggtgatgatgactCTGTGGTGAAGACCCTAGAATCTGTAGACCCTAAGGCATCGGCTCGCAAATTGGGTCCTCTTAGTATGAGAGATGTGTATAGCGGAGTATCGGATAGAGCTCTGATTGAGGCCATTTTGGGTGTTGAGAAGAAACCCCAATTGGGTTTGGAAGTTAACGGTGAATTTGGGGATTGCAAAGAGGAGAGATCAAGTGGTGCATTTATCTTAGTTGGTGGGGTTAGTTGTGATTTGAGTAAGAAATTAGAAGAAGGAGGAGTTGAGAGTGATTTGAAGGTGGAGTCTTTGACTCTGAATGAGGAGAATGTAGCCCGAGTTGTGCCGGGGAATGTCATGAATGTGAGATTTTTTCCGAGTACTAGTTTGAGGATGGTTGTGGTTGGGAATAAGGCTGGGAATGTTGGATTTTGGAATGTTGATTCTAAGGAAGGGGAGGAAGGTGGGATATGTATGTATCACCCACATTCTGGTCCCATTTCGGGGATTTCTGTTCACCAAGATTGCATGTCAAAG ATCTTTACTAGTTGCTATGATGGATTTATCCGATTGATGGATGCTGAGAAAGAGGTGTTTGATCTAGTATATTCAAGTGGTGAGACTATATATTCTCTCGCTCAACAGTCAAACAATGCAAAGTGTTTATACTTTGCTGAGGGTCGTGGAGGTATAAGTATGTGGGACGAGAGAACAGGAAACATCTCAGCCCAATGGAGTCCGCATGATGATAGAATCAATTCCATAGACTTTAACTCAGAAAATTCAAACATCATCACCACTAGTTCAACAGATGGAACCGCCTGCATTTGGGATTTGAGATGTATTGATGCAGATAAATTCAAAAGTTTGAAGACAATTGGCCACAAAAGGGCTGTGCATTCTGCCTACTTCTCACCTTCTGGAAGGTCGCTAGTGACGACAAG TCTTGATGACACAGTTGGTATATCAAGTGGAGTTAATTTTGAGGACATATCAAGGATATCCCATGACAATAATACAGGCAGATGGATTCCTAAGTTCAA GGATTGCTTTCTGACTTTAACACTGCGACAGGGCAATATGGGGCTGGGATGA
- the LOC133744620 gene encoding uncharacterized protein LOC133744620: MGGEYPGFGPSILSDAWLAVQGPRSLYMGSTWEWKSRNSSSNVSADEATEALKELLPKACGIYPVVKDWTCIGARAGLRAMPPLTPHGSLPLLGCVNNIIGQNQTCKYWLFGGLGSRGLL, encoded by the exons ATGGG AGGGGAGTATCCAGGCTTTGGCCCCTCAATATTGTCAGATGCTTGGCTTGCTGTCCAAGGACCTCGGAGTTTGTATATGGGCTCAACATGGGAATGGAAATCAAGAAATTCATCATCAAATGTATCTGCAGATGAAGCTacagaagcccttaaagagctTCTACCAAAGGCATGCGGCATTTATCCAGTTGTAAAAGATTGGACCTGTATTGGAGCCAGGGCTGGCCTTAGGGCAATGCCACCACTCACTCCTCATGGGTCACTTCCTCTTTTGGGTTGTGTCAATAACATTATAGGTCAAAATCAAACTTGCAAATACTGGTTATTTGGAGGGCTTGGTTCAAGGGGATTGTTGTAG
- the LOC133726921 gene encoding uncharacterized protein LOC133726921 — protein sequence MAIRKITDYERKRLENIRRNEGLMASLKLQSMATQLSASTKRPRVDTKPYSEKQRKTRDPTVIRRSLRTRGLPPKGLGGDDPKALCRKLGPLSMRDVYSGVSDRALIEAIMGVEKKPQLGLEVKGEFGGCKEERSSGAFTLVGGVSCDLSKKLGGAESDLKVESLTLNEENVARVVPGNVMNVRFFPSTSLRMVVVGDMAGNVGFWNVDSKEGEEGGICMYRPHSGPISGISIHQDCMSKIFTSCCDGFIRLMDAEKEVFDLVYSTGKTIYSLGQQSNNAKCLYFAEGRGGVSMWDERTGNISAQWSPHDDRINSIDFNSENSNIITTSSTDGTACIWDLRCVDADKFKSLKTIGHKRAVYSAYFSPSGRSLVTTSLDGTVGISSGVNFEDISMISQDNKGGWIPKFNAIWGWDDAYVFIGNKKRGIDVISHFQRRAVFTLKSPYMSAVPYRLAAHPYNVGMLAGATGRGLVNVWTLG from the exons ATGGCGATTCGGAAAATCACAGACTATGAGCGCAAGAGGCTCGAGAACATTCGTCGAAACGAGGGATTGATGGCTTCCCTGAAGCTCCAATCCATGGCCACCCAACTTTCTGCCTCAACCAAACGCCCCAG GGTTGACACCAAACCGTATTCGGAGAAGCAACGCAAGACACGGGACCCAACTGTTATCAGGCGTTCTCTACGCACCAGAGGATTACCGCCCAAAGGACTAGGTGGTGATGACCCTAAGGCATTGTGTCGCAAATTGGGTCCTCTTAGTATGAGAGATGTGTATAGCGGAGTATCAGATAGAGCTCTGATTGAGGCCATTATGGGTGTTGAGAAGAAGCCCCAATTGGGTTTGGAAGTTAAAGGTGAATTTGGGGGTTGCAAGGAGGAGAGATCAAGTGGTGCATTTACCTTAGTTGGTGGGGTTAGTTGTGATTTGAGTAAGAAATTAGGAGGAGCTGAGAGTGATTTGAAGGTGGAATCTTTGACTCTGAATGAGGAGAATGTAGCCCGGGTTGTGCCGGGGAATGTCATGAATGTGAGGTTTTTTCCAAGTACTAGTTTGAGAATGGTTGTGGTTGGGGATATGGCTGGGAATGTTGGATTTTGGAATGTTGATTCTAAGGAAGGGGAGGAAGGTGGGATCTGTATGTATCGTCCACATTCTGGTCCCATTTCGGGGATTTCTATTCACCAAGATTGCATGTCAAAG ATCTTTACTAGTTGCTGTGATGGATTTATCCGATTGATGGATGCTGAGAAAGAGGTGTTTGATCTAGTATATTCAACTGGTAAGACTATATATTCTCTCGGTCAACAGTCAAACAATGCAAAGTGTTTATACTTCGCTGAGGGTCGTGGAGGTGTAAGTATGTGGGACGAGAGAACAGGAAACATCTCAGCCCAGTGGAGTCCGCATGATGATAGAATCAATTCCATAGATTTTAACTCAGAGAACTCAAACATCATCACCACTAGTTCAACAGATGGAACTGCCTGCATTTGGGATTTGAGATGTGTTGATGCAGATAAATTCAAAAGTTTGAAAACAATTGGCCACAAAAGGGCTGTGTATTCTGCCTACTTCTCGCCTTCTGGAAGGTCGCTAGTGACGACAAG CCTTGATGGCACAGTTGGTATATCAAGTGGAGTTAATTTTGAGGACATATCAATGATATCCCAAGATAATAAAGGCGGATGGATTCCTAAGTTCAA CGCAATATGGGGCTGGGATGATGCATATGTCTTCATCGGAAATAAGAAGAGAGGAATCGATGTTATCTCCCACTTTCAAAGGAGAGCGGTTTTCACTTTAAAGAGCCCATATATGTCTGCAGTTCCGTATAGATTGGCTGCTCACCCTTATAATGTTGGGATGCTAGCAGGAGCAACAGGTAGAGGCCTAGTTAATGTATGGACATTGGGATAA